A single genomic interval of Lathyrus oleraceus cultivar Zhongwan6 chromosome 7, CAAS_Psat_ZW6_1.0, whole genome shotgun sequence harbors:
- the LOC127100678 gene encoding zinc finger BED domain-containing protein RICESLEEPER 2-like — MKVEDVLREWGLRKVSTITLDNATANDVAVSYLDRRLKSKNALLGVGDYLYMRCAAHVLNLVVRDGEKEHEGSIESVRTAVRFVRSSPQRAMKFKECVELAGITCKKKLCLDVSTRWNSTYLMLDAAEKFEAAFDNMIDEDPGYIEYFDLLTGPPGSQDWKKVRAFVVFLQTFYEATKVFSTSQEVSLHLAFHNLSSILCELQEASFNLNSYVAPMISHMKVKYDKYWGDVGKVNHFLYYGVIFDPRFKFNYIEWSFNDMYGHSSDLAKKNIECVKTSLFKLYNWHKSDHDKNVGASPLSAPGSTSLGEASSQPKEPSPFTRANAFKKHLKEKDTIENENELEKYLGDPCCGEGENFSILNWWKENCTRYPILATLVRDVLATPVSSVASESAFSTGGRILDIYRSSLSPDMVEALICTQNWLKPSDNDLNVLNMTEEYEISESIVSEFQVATGGAAAPTQAGPV; from the exons ATGAAAGTCGAGGACGTTTTGAGGGAATGGGGGCTTAGGAAAGTGTCTACAATTACCCTGGATAACGCAACAGCAAATGATGTGGCTGTGAGTTATTTGGATAGAAGACTTAAGAGCAAGAATGCTTTACTGGGTGTAGGTGATTATTTGTATATGAGGTGTGCTGCCCATGTCTTGAACTTGGTAGTGAGAGATGGTGAAAAAGAACATGAAGGGTCTATTGAATCAGTTCGCACTGCTGTTAGGTTTGTAAGGTCTTCTCCACAAAGAGCTATGAAGTTTAAGGAGTGTGTTGAACTTGCGGGCATAACTTGTAAAAAAAAACTTTGTCTTGATGTTTCTACAAGGTGGAATTCCACTTACCTAATGTTGGATGCTGCTGAAAAGTTTGAAGCTGCATTTGACAATATGATTGATGAGGATCCTGGATACATCGAATATTTTGACCTCCTTACCGGTCCACCCGGTTCTCAGGATTGGAAAAAAGTTAGGGCTTTTGTGGTTTTCTTACAAACCTTCTATGAGGCAACCAAAGTGTTTTCAACTTCGCAAGAAGTGTCCTTGCATTTAGCTTTTCATAACTTGTCTTCAATTTTGTGTGAGCTTCAAGAAGCTTCATTTAACTTGAATTCTTATGTGGCTCCAATGATTTCACATATGAAGGTTAAATATGATAAGTATTGGGGGGATGTGGGAAAAGTGAATCATTTTCTTTACTATGGAGTGATCTTTGATCCTAGGTTTAAGTTTAACTATATTGAGTGGTCTTTTAATGATATGTATGGGCATTCTAGTGACCTTGCCAAGAAAAATATTGAATGTGTCAAAACTAGTTTGTTTAAACTATATAATTGGCATAAATCTGATCATGATAAGAATGTTGGGGCTAGTCCTTTAAGTGCACCAGGGAGCACTTCCCTTGGAGAAGCATCTTCCCAACCAAAAGAACCATCACCTTTTACAAGGGCTAATGCTTTTAAGAAACATCTGAAGGAAAAAGACAcaattgaaaatgaaaatgaactAGAGAAGTACTTAGGTGACCCTTGTTGCGGGGAGGGGGAAAATTTTAGTATTCTTAATTGGTGGAAGGAAAATTGCACCCGTTATCCTATATTAGCAACCTTGGTTCGGGATGTGTTGGCAACACCTGTTTCTAGTGTAGCCTCAGAAAGTGCTTTTAGCACGGGGGGGAGGATTTTAGATATCTATAGGAGCTCTTTGAGTCCAGATATGGTCGAAGCGCTTATATGTACTCAAAACTGGTTGAAGCCTTCTGACAATGATCTAAATGTCCTTAATATGACTGAAGAATATGAGATTAGTGAATCAATTGTTTCAG AGTTTCAAGTAGCTActggtggagcagctgctcctACACAGGCTGGGCCTGTTTAA
- the LOC127104327 gene encoding zinc finger BED domain-containing protein DAYSLEEPER, giving the protein MERGKSSLQGVGVPSLQGVGVPSGVVDQGVSQGAAAGTALPPLRKRKLNASGSRKTSTVWEEFNILPDEPEPIAACKHCHKRYRCDPKTHGTSNMLAHSKVCYKNPALLLKDPNQTNLVSGEGGFLVPTSQRFNAAAYRKAINTFVILDEHFFRVVEGVGFKQMCKQLQPQMAIPTRRTVARDCFQLYLAEKSRLKAFFKSDCTRVALTIDCWTSIQNLSYMATTAHFIDTAWKYQKNY; this is encoded by the exons ATGGAGCGCGGCAAAAGTAGCTTGCAAGGAGTTGGAGTTCCTAGCTTGCAAGGAGTTGGAGTTCCTAGCGGAGTTGTAGATCAAGGAGTGAGTCAAG GAGCAGCTGCTGGTACTGCACTCCCTCCACTTCGAAAAAGGAAACTTAATGCTAGTGGTAGTAGAAAAACTTCTACGGTTTGGGAAGAGTTTAACATTTTACCGGATGAGCCTGAACCTATAGCCGCGTGTAAACACTGTCATAAAAGGTACCGATGTGACCCTAAAACACATGGTACTTCTAACATGCTAGCTCACTCGAAAGTGTGTTACAAAAACCCTGCCCTTTTGTTGAAAGACCCCAATCAGACAAACCTTGTAAGCGGCGAGGGTGGGTTTTTAGTTCCAACTAGTCAAAGGTTTAATGCTGCAGCCTATAGGAAGGCCATTAATACCTTTGTTATCCTTGATGAACATTTCTTTAGAGTGGTTGAGGGTGTTGGTTTTAAGCAAATGTGTAAACAATTGCAACCCCAAATGGCTATCCCTACTAGGAGGACCGTTGCTAGGGATTGTTTTCAGCTTTACCTAGCTGAAAAGTCACGTCTTAAAGCCTTTTTTAAATCTGATTGTACTAGGGTTGCACTAACCATAGACTGTTGGACTTCGATACAAAACCTTAGTTATATGGCCACCACTGCACACTTCATTGACACTGCTTGGAAGTACCAAAAAAATTATTAG